In Oryza sativa Japonica Group chromosome 1, ASM3414082v1, the genomic stretch GATCTGCAAAAACACCAGGAAAAGCAGCAGAAATCAGCAAACCACTCCACTAAAATTTGCTCAAGCCAGCAACCGCCACCACCAATCCCCCCCCCCTCAAAAACCACCCAGAAAAAAGAGAACCAAACAAGATGAAGAGCGCGTGTACACCTCTGGCCTTCTTGCCGATCTCGAAGTAGAGGCCGGGACCCGGCGCCGCAACGGCAGGAGGGGCGTCCTTCTTGCTGACGTCGGAGTTGAGGCCGGGAGCCGGATCCTCCACGGGAATGCCGGTCTCGGAGTAGACGCCGGGGACCTTGCACTCCGTCTCCGCCTCCATGGCAGGAGGAACGCTTCTGCTCGACTCGATGactacgcggcggcggcggcggcgcgaggagcggGGAGAAATGCGGGCGCGCGGTGGTGGTGTGGGGTTTGGAACTTTGGAGTGGTGGGGAAGAgggggggaggaagaggaagcgTCTATTTATAGCGGCGGGGGTGGGGCCGTGGGGGAGGAGCTGGTTGTGAGATGGACGGCACAGATCTCTCCCCGCCGTGGCTTGTTGTGAgatggacggcccagatcactCTCCCGTGGCTTCCGTGGCCTTCTTTTTCTTCGGGGGCAAGAAGGTGAGGTTGATGTGGCTTTGTGCTTTCTTGGGGAGTGAGTTGGTGGCTTGGTAAAATGGCATTATACTGAGTTAATCCGTGTCATTATCACATCCCCTCTCCCCCTTTTGTCTACAGTAATACAGATTCCCCACGAATTACTAGTATTAAGTTACAGTACAAAACTTTACTTACAGTTAATTATTACCTATACGTGTCCAGAACTCAAAGATTGTAGTACCAAACTttcgcaaaagaaaaaaaaaagaaaaaagaaaagttctAGACTAAACTGGGCCCACTTTTGTGCTAATCCGAAGACCACAAACCAGTGGGCCACAATACTGGTGAGCCGTGGGTGACACTGGGCTTGGTTTAACCCATTGGGCTTTTATCTTGCGCAACtacaaggaataagttcacttcatgacCCTCAAATCAAAAGCGATTGAAATCTAATCCAttaccctaaaccacaaaatcgAATATTTCGACCaccaaactcttaaaaccagtgtaatttgactccctaGTTAGTTtcggagggcggtttcgctgacgtggcgtctacgtgatAGTATTGACTCAGTCTTCTTTCCAcatggcgttgacgtggcattagaaataaaaaatatgcgtgggacccatatgtcattcacacacaaaataaaaaaattgtgggccccactggcatgttggtcccacgtgtcatcttctccctttctctcccttctctctccccctttgcTCTGATTTGATCTCCTTCCCTTATTCGGTCTCCGCTGGATCTCCTCCGCCCTGGCGCCCTTTGCGTCGAGGTCCACGGCCGCCCTCTGCGCCGAGGTCCACGGCCAGCGTCGCCGGGCCCCCTCCGCCGCGTTGCTCCCCACGGCGCCCTCGGCTCCGAGCGCATCGCCCCGTCCCAACGCCGCCATCGACCCCTCCGCTCACTGCTCCTCCATGGCCTGACCAGCTCCCGTGACGTCCATGGCCGGACGACGACGTGCTGCGCTGCTGCCATGTATACAATCGAGGAAGGTTGAAGAGGGGAATAACGACGCGTTTGTCAGGTTGCTGTACGCGTCGGCGGTGGGCTGGACCGTCCGGCTGCTGCCCGccccctccatctcctcctcgtaGTCGTCACCGCCGACCTCTCCGACCACGCCGAGTACCAGTTCGAGACCAGATCGACAACGACGACAGTTCCCGAGTGCTCGGAGCCCCATGAAGATCTTGGCGGCGatggcccgccgccgccgctcccgcctctTGTtgttctccctctccttccacgTCGgcttcctccccgccgccgcggccgccgccccggACGTCATACCCACCACCTCCGTTCTTCCCTCACCtggtctcctctcctctcctctctccacttGGTGAGGCCGatggcgaggccgccgccgccgcttcagctcccgcggtcgccgccgctctgGCCCCCGACCGCCGCCACTCCAGCTTCAGTCGCCCGTGCTCCCTGCGGCCAGCCgaaggggagagaagagagagaaagaaagagagaagggaggaagaggggaggaagaagaaaggcagagagaggatgacatgtggggtccacatgtcagtgagccccacaattttttgtgtgtgaatgactaatgggtcccatgcataatttttttatttctaatgccaactaagcgccacgtcaatgccacgtggaaaGAATACCGAGTCAatactgccacgtaggcgccacgtcagcgaaaccgccctccaaaaccgcctagagagtcaaattacaccgATTTTAAaagtttgggggtcgagatatccggttttgtggtttagggtcgaTTTCGATCAGTTTTGAGGGTaataaagtgaacttattcccaacTACAAAATGTCGAACAGTTGCAAGTTCCACGCTGCCGGTGAAGCGAACTGTTTGTTCTTCCACACCACAGTTGGAAGGGAACGGTGTGTGAATGCCATATTGCCATGTAATTGTTCTCCGGAGAGGAAAAAATGAGGCCAAGAAATGGTTGATGCACATGAAGCTCTTGGCTGCTGTTGCATTGCATCAAGCTGAGCCAGATAATCTGCTATTCAGCCCTGGGTACGCCTGCAAGATGTTCGGCAGAATGCCCCACAGGGGTGCCAGCAGCTCATGGGCGGGGTGCACGGTGCACCGTCTGTTGGACGGAGCGCCTGACAGGAACAGAGCACGCCGCGTCGCCGGGGAATGTGAGCTTTCTCTACATGTTCTGTTCATTAGAGTTGTTCATAGTTGAAACGGTAAGAATTATGTATGGCCACTATGCACTAAGATACAAATCAGATATCCTTATTATGGTTCACCACAAACCCAAgggcacatatatatacagtCTAGCAAAATATTCACTCATAACTGAACTTATTCTCCACAGCGAGCCGTCATTGTTTTCTCAAATGAACACAATCAGGCTAGCTTCTGCAAATAGTTATTTGATAGCTGGGATG encodes the following:
- the LOC107281066 gene encoding protein BZR1 homolog 1; translation: MTSGAAAAAAGRKPTWKERENNKRRERRRRAIAAKIFMGLRALGNCRRCRSGLELVLGVVGEVGGDDYEEEMEGAGSSRTVQPTADAYSNLTNASLFPSSTFLDCIHGSSAARRRPAMDVTGAGQAMEEQ